In a genomic window of Melanotaenia boesemani isolate fMelBoe1 chromosome 1, fMelBoe1.pri, whole genome shotgun sequence:
- the LOC121637277 gene encoding protein C19orf12 homolog, giving the protein MAPRMDDIMRLCCELSAHDQIKVAVKNSTKGAVVVGGAAFVGGLLGGPAGIAVGGTLGGLLGSWMTSGQFRPLPEILMELPPSQKQKLYNDIVGVLGNLDWTDAAQLLALVMGNATLQQQITAALLRYVTNELKAEVRYQD; this is encoded by the exons ATGGCTCCGAGGATGGATGACATCATGCGTCTGTGCTGTGAACTGTCGGCTCATGATCAGATCAAGGTGGCTGTGAAGAACTCCACTAAAGGAGCAGTGGTGGTGGGAGGAGCTGCCTTTGTAGGCGGGCTTCTCGGTGGACCTGCAGGGATTGCTGTTG GTGGAACATTGGGTGGTCTCTTGGGCAGCTGGATGACCAGCGGTCAGTTCAGACCGCTgcctgagatcctgatggagtTACCACCAAGCCAGAAACAGAAGCTCTATAATGACATTGTTGGTGTGCTAGGAAACCTGGACTGGACAGATGCAGCCCAGCTCTTAGCCTTAGTCATGGGCAACGCCACGCTCCAGCAGCAGAtcacagctgctctgcttcGCTACGTTACTAACGAACTCAAAGCAGAGGTACGATACCAGGACTGA
- the zgc:162297 gene encoding uncharacterized protein F13E9.13, mitochondrial, with amino-acid sequence MKFLDLFGRLKSVVIGMIHVKALPGTPLGCLKMSQIAEEACCEAAVYRDAGVDGLIIENMHDVPYSFCVGPEVCACMTAVCTAVRGVCPSLPLGVQILASANQQALAVALASGLNFIRAEGFVFSHVADEGLLNACAGDLLRYRKHIGADHVQIFTDIKKKHSSHALTSDVTIEETARAAEFFLSDGLIITGVATGEQADPHELRVVSETVKIPVLIGSGVTYDNVERYLSANGMIIGSHFKFGGHWANTVDPDRVRRFMEKIEKLRE; translated from the exons atgaaGTTTCTGGACCTTTTTGGGCGCCTAAAATCCGTCGTGATCGGAATGATTCACGTTAAAGCTTTACCAG GTACCCCTTTGGGTTGTTTGAAAATGTCCCAAATCGCTGAAGAGGCATGCTGTGAGGCAGCAGTGTATCGCGATGCAGGAGTT GATGGTTTGATCATTGAAAACATGCATGATGTACCTTACTCATTCTGCGTGGGTCCGGAGGTGTGTGCCTGTATGACTGCAGTCTGCACTGCTGTGAGAGGTGTCTGTCCATCTCTGCCACTTGGTGTCCAAATACTGGCTTCTGCCAACCAGCAGGCCCTCGCTGTAgctctggcttcag GGCTGAATTTCATCAGAGCAGAGGGTTTCGTCTTTTCTCATGTGGCGGATGAGGGCCTCCTGAACGCCTGTGCCGGAGACTTACTGAGATATCGCAAGCATATTGGAGCTGACCATGTCCAGATCTTTACTGACATCAAAAAGAAGCACAG TTCCCATGCCCTGACTTCAGACGTGACCATCGAAGAGACGGCTCGTGCTGCTGAGTTCTTCCTCTCTGACGGACTCATCATCACAGGAGTAGCCACTGGAGAGCAGGCAGACCCACACGAGCTCAGAG TGGTGTCCGAGACTGTGAAAATCCCAGTGCTGATTGGTTCTGGAGTGACATACGACAACGTGGAACGCTACCTCAGTGCAAACGGAATGATCATTGGCTCTCATTTTAAGTTCGGTGGCCACTGGGCCAACACAGTTGACCCAGACAGAGTGAGAAGGTTTATGGAGAAGATAGAAAAGCTTCGAGAATAA
- the si:ch211-260e23.9 gene encoding si:ch211-260e23.9: MIGKILSQLLWNPGEDSEAADDTYNKLMEFEEEDWVIVNLPENGPLSAPSVDPLENLLIEHPSMSVYQMRCRMGEAEEEEDEDDQDTSRPVAVRRHISWHLAAWGVPLPCNVQLLAVQRARIQAERKKLSSSALHRQNLAKARFTPGEKRYGHFKQPCQRLYNY; this comes from the exons ATGATCGGGAAGATTCTTTCTCAGCTGCTGTGGAATCCTGGTGAGGACTCTGAAGCAGCAGACGACACTTATAACAAGCTGATGGAGTTTGAGGAGGAGGACTGGGTCATTGTTAATCTCCCAG AGAACGGACCTCTGTCAGCCCCCAGTGTGGACCCTCTGGAGAACCTGCTGATCGAGCACCCCAGTATGTCCGTCTACCAGATGAGATGCCGAATGGgagaagcagaggaggaggaggatgaagatgaccAAGATACATCCAG GCCAGTGGCAGTGAGGCGGCACATCTCCTGGCACCTTGCTGCATGGGGGGTCCCTCTGCCATGCAACGTCCAGCTACTGGCCGTCCAGAGGGCCAGGATCCAGGCTGAGAGGAAGAAGCTGAGTAGCAGCGCTCTCCACAGACAGAACCTGGCTAAAGCACGATTCACTCCGGGGGAAAAACGTTATGGCCACTTCAAGCAGCCTTGCCAGCGCCTGTACAACTACTGA